One segment of Argiope bruennichi chromosome 11, qqArgBrue1.1, whole genome shotgun sequence DNA contains the following:
- the LOC129957243 gene encoding uncharacterized protein LOC129957243 isoform X1 codes for MIMLDASGHMDRLNHRVYFFISPGVAGGIPIGCIITNAEETNIFREGVKLLCECFPEKCCLLQNKPLIVMTDDDLKEREVLSEIWPNSTYLLCQFHVLKAVWRWLMNSENKILKEHRQELYFSFKSLMYAETEMQLKELLQNMLENSTIRKYDKFIIYLSKLFSKKQLWCTCHRKMLLTRGNNTTNYVESLIKVLKETILGRVKAFSLVQLLDFIVTKFEKYLHSRYLDFSFGRSNKKLVKRFLPDDKGIIQNIRSLNKDNTYFEIDQHFVDLESSICTCFVGMNGKLCKHLSAVILKQNKQSTFVYSLESRKLMYEVATGKKIGFK; via the coding sequence ATGATAATGCTTGATGCATCTGGCCACATGGACAGATTAAATCatcgtgtttatttttttatttctccaggtGTAGCTGGTGGAATACCTATTGGCTGCATCATCACAAATGCagaagaaactaatatttttcgtGAAGGAGTGAAACTTCTTTGTGAGTGTTTCCCTGAGAAATGCTGTTTATTGCAAAATAAGCCACTGATTGTAATGACAGATGATGATCTGAAGGAAAGAGAAGTTCTGAGTGAAATATGGCCGAATTCTACTTACTTACTCTGTCAGTTTCATGTGCTAAAAGCAGTGTGGCGATGGCTTATgaacagtgaaaataaaattctaaaagagcACCgtcaagaattatatttttcctttaaatcatTGATGTATGCAGAAACTGAAATGCAACTGAAAGAGTTGCTTCAAAATATGTTGGAGAATAGCACAATCAGGAAATATGACAAGTTCATCATATATTTGAGCAAGTTGTTCTCCAAAAAGCAATTATGGTGCACTTGtcatagaaaaatgcttttaaccaGGGGAAACAATACAACAAACTATGTTGAAAGTTTGATCAAAGTTTTAAAAGAGACCATACTTGGACGAGTGAAAGCATTTAGTTTAGTTCAATTATTGGACTTCATTGTCACAAAATTTGAGAAGTATCTACATAGTAgatatttagattttagttttgGTCGTTCTAACAAAAAACTAGTAAAAAGGTTTTTGCCTGATGATAAAGGAATAATTCAGAACATCAGATCACTAAATAAAGATAacacttattttgaaattgatcaaCATTTTGTTGATTTGGAAAGTTCCATTTGTACTTGCTTTGTTGGCATGAATGGAAAGCTTTGCAAGCATTTAAGTGCTGtgattctgaaacaaaataaacaatcaacATTTGTCTATTCTCtagaaagtagaaaattaatgTATGAAGTGGCTACTGGGAAAAAAATTGGATTCAAATAG
- the LOC129957243 gene encoding uncharacterized protein LOC129957243 isoform X2: MIRSETVWRVQRTHKSTGCLNVYKGDFRWQHNVQQVSKHVKESKNTGCPAVLKITIQRYFSLPKHKDPLPEVIEFPALCELLYLHNHLLDSAAVKKFRPLSNLTQNRLIELFELGHTAATARQMLQMELELQSNEDYAEACMDCSKLPSLSVVNHLLNNEFRKIYGSRRESDIDREVEKYISSYNQQPFCKAAFSKVKNSLAIAVVTPIMKYRFT, from the exons ATGATAAGATCGGAAACAGTTTGGCGTGTTCAGAGAACACATAAATCAACTGGGTGCCTTAATGTTTATAAAGGTGACTTTAGATGGCAGCACAATGTGCAACAg GTATCAAAACAtgtgaaagaaagtaaaaatactggaTGCCCTGCAgttcttaaaattactattcaaag gTATTTTTCACTGCCAAAACACAAAGATCCACTCCCAGAAGTTATAGAGTTTCCTGCATTATGTGAGCTTCTGTACTTGCATAATCATTTGCTTGACAGTGCTGCTGTTAAAAAGTTCAGGCCATTATCAAACCTAACACAAAATCGTCTGATAGAATTGTTTGAATTGGGACATACTGCAGCTACTGCAAGACAGATGTTGCAAATGGAATTGGAACTTCAGAGTAATGAAGATTATGCAGAAGCATGCATGGACTGTTCTAAGCTACCTTCATTATCTGTCGTAAATCACTTGCTAAATAATGAATTTAGGAAAATCTATGGATCTCGAAGAGAAAGCGATATTGACAgggaagttgaaaaatatatttcctcataCAATCAACAGCCATTCTGTAAAGCTGctttttcaaaagtaaagaaCAGTTTGGCGATTGCTGTAGTGACGCCGATAATGAAGTATAGATTTACTTAG